Within Fusobacterium sp. SYSU M8D902, the genomic segment ATACCTTTCCAATCTCATTCATCATCTCTATATCAAACCCTACTATCTCCCCTTTTTCTAAATACTCAAAAGGAGGAAACTCCGCATTTGTTCCCACATATATCTTCTCTTTAGCCATAGCTAAACTAGATAAAGATAAAACCATCAATCCCACTAAAACATTTTTTAACATTTTTTTCATAATAAACACTCTCCTTACTATTTGTTTAAAACTTTATTTAAAAACTCTTTTGTTCTATTATGTTTTGGATTAGAGAATAGTTCATTAGGAGTAGTATCTTCTAAAATTATTCCCCCATCCATAAAGAAAACTCTGTTAGCTACATTTTTAGCAAATCCCATTTCATGTGTTACTATTAACATAGTCATTCCTTCTTTAGCTAGATCTCTCATTACATCCAATACCTCTTTTATCATCTCAGGATCAAGAGCAGAAGTAGGTTCATCAAACAACATAATCTCTGGCTCCATTGCTAAAGCTCTAGCTATTGCTATTCTTTGCTTTTGCCCTCCAGATAATTGGTTTGGATAGACATTAGCTTTATCTTTAAGCCCAACTTTTTCAAGTAGTACAATGGCTTTCTTTTCAGCTACCTCTTGTGATATATTTTTTAACTTCATTGGTGCTAGAGTTAAATTTTCCATAACTGTTTTATGTGGAAATAAGTTAAAATGCTGAAACACCATACCTACATTTTGACGAATTACATTTATATCAACTTCATCTGACATAATATCTTGATCTTTGATATAGATATGTCCCTTAGTTGGTTCTTCTAACTTATTTATGCATCTCAAGAATGTTGATTTTCCACTTCCTGAAGGTCCTATTATAGCTATAATATCCCCTTTATTTACCTGTGCATCTATCCCTTTTAGTACATTTAATTCTTCATAACTTTTAAAAAGTTTTTCTATCTTAATCACTTACTTTCAACCCCTTTTCTACTTTTCTCATAAATCTTGTAAACATAGCTGTCATTACTAAATATATTAATCCAACTGCTAATAATGGTTCAACTCCTCTATAAGTTTGACTTGTAATTATATTAGCTGAACGAAGTAGGTCAACTCCACCTATAAAACCTACTATAGAAGTCTCTTTTAAAAGTGTTATAAACTCACTTACAAGAGCTGGTAGTATCTTTTTGATAGCTTGAGGTACTACAATCTCTTTCATTGCTTGTCCATAGTTCATTCCTAAGGCTCTTGCTGCCTCCATCTGTCCTTTATCTAGTCCCTCTATTCCTGCTCTAATTATCTCTGCAACATAAGCTCCTGAGTTAATTCCAAATGATATTGCTGCAATTACAAGTATTGGTGTATCTCTTAAACTTCCAACAAATATTAGATTTGCAAGTATCATCAACTGTACTACTGCTGGTGTTCCTCTTATTAAATCTACATAAGCAAATGCTATTTTAGATAAAGGATTAAATTTTTTCCAGTTCTTAGTATGCTTAAATGGATAAAAATGTGAAAGTTGTAACAAGGCTATAAA encodes:
- a CDS encoding amino acid ABC transporter ATP-binding protein gives rise to the protein MIKIEKLFKSYEELNVLKGIDAQVNKGDIIAIIGPSGSGKSTFLRCINKLEEPTKGHIYIKDQDIMSDEVDINVIRQNVGMVFQHFNLFPHKTVMENLTLAPMKLKNISQEVAEKKAIVLLEKVGLKDKANVYPNQLSGGQKQRIAIARALAMEPEIMLFDEPTSALDPEMIKEVLDVMRDLAKEGMTMLIVTHEMGFAKNVANRVFFMDGGIILEDTTPNELFSNPKHNRTKEFLNKVLNK
- a CDS encoding amino acid ABC transporter permease; translation: MEYLTLLKEIFIGGERYKYILDGLAFSVGTTALAAIIGIALGIFIALLQLSHFYPFKHTKNWKKFNPLSKIAFAYVDLIRGTPAVVQLMILANLIFVGSLRDTPILVIAAISFGINSGAYVAEIIRAGIEGLDKGQMEAARALGMNYGQAMKEIVVPQAIKKILPALVSEFITLLKETSIVGFIGGVDLLRSANIITSQTYRGVEPLLAVGLIYLVMTAMFTRFMRKVEKGLKVSD